Genomic window (Streptomyces sp. NBC_00078):
CAGCGAGTGGGCGACGCCGTCCTCGTCGTAGACGATCGGGAAGGGCTCGCCCCAGTAGCGCTGGCGGCTGAACAGCCAGTCACGCAGGCGGAAGTTGACGGTGCCCTCGCCCAGGCCCTTGCGCGCCAGCCACTCGGTGATGCGCGCCTTGGCCTCGGCGACGTCCAGGCCGTCCAGGGAGACGTCTCCGTTGGCCGAGTTGATGATCTTCGCGTCGTACGACGCGAAGGCGTTCTCCCACGTCGACGTGTCGGTGCCGCGGCCGTCCGTCGGCTCGACGATGCAGTTGACCGGCAGTTCGAAGGCGCGCGCGAACTCGAAGTCGCGCTGGTCGCCGCAGGGTACGGCCATGATCGCGCCGGTGCCGTAGCCCATCAGGACGTAGTCGGCGATGAAGACGGGCAGCCGGTCGCCGTTTGCCGGGTTGGTCGCGTACGCGCCGATGAAGACGCCCGTCTTGTCCTTGGCCTCGGCCTGCCGCTCGACGTCGGACTTCGAGGCGGCCTGCGCACGGTAGGCGGCGACGGCCTCGCCCGGGGTGGCGTGACCGCCGGTCCACACGTCATGCGTGCCCTCCGGCCAGGCGGCCGGGGTGAACTTCTCGACCAGCGGGTGCTCGGGCGCCAGCACCATGTAGCTCGCGCCGAACAGGGTGTCGGGGCGCGTGGTGAAGACCGTGATGCGCTCGCCGTCGATCGGGAAGTCGACGCGGGCGCCCTCGGAGCGGCCGATCCAGTTGCGCTGCTGCAGTTTGATGGCCTCGGGCCAGTCCAGCGCGTCCAGGTCGTCCAGCAGCCGGTCGGCGTACGCGGTGATCCGCATGTTCCACTGGCGCAGTTTGGCCTTGAAGACCGGGAAGTTGCCGCGCTCGGAGCGGCCGTCGGCGGTGACCTCCTCGTTGGCCAGCACGGTGCCCAGGCCGGGGCACCAGTTGACCGGCGCGTCGGAGGCGTACGCCAGGCGGAACTCGCTCAGGACGTCGGCACGCTCCATGGCGTCCAGTTCGTGCCACGCGCGCGCGTGGCCCGGTACGGCGCGCTCACCGGTCTCGAACCGGGCGATCAGCTCGGAGATCGGGCGGGCCTTGCCGGCCTCGTCGTCGTACCAGGAGTTGAAGATCTGCAGGAAGATCCACTGGGTCCACTTGTAGTAGTCCGGGTCGATCGTGGCGAACGACCGGCGCCTGTCGTGGCCCAGGCCCAGCCTGCGCAGCTGGGACTTCATGTTCGCGATGTTGGCCTCGGTGGACACGCGCGGGTGCGTGCCGGTCTGCACGGCGTACTGCTCGGCGGGCAGGCCGAAGGCGTCGAAGCCCAGGGTGTGCAGGACGTTGTGGCCCGTCATGCGCTGGAAGCGCGCGAAGACGTCGGTGGCGATGTAGCCCAGAGGGTGACCGACGTGCAGGCCCGCGCCGGAGGGGTACGGGAACATGTCCATGATGAACTTCTTGGGGCGGGCGACGACCTCGGGGTCGCCGGCCAGGTCACCCTTGGGGTTCGGCGCGGCGTAGGTGCCCTCGGTGTCCCAGAAGTCCTGCCAGCGTGCCTCGATCTCGGCCGCCACGGCGGCCGTGTAGCGGTGCGGCGCGGCCACCTCGGCGGCAGCGGGGTTCGTCTCGCTCATGATCCTTAAGCTCCATCGATCGTCTCTGCCTGCGGCTTCGTCGTCGAGAAACGAAAAATCCCCTCACACAGGAGGGGACGCCGCGCCGATGCCGACCTGCCGGTTCCGGCGGTCGGGACTGATCAGCGCGGCTCGCTAAGCAGAAGGCGTACGGCACGCATGCGGTTAGGGTACCGCAGCGCTTGAGCACGATGCGACGCGCTTGCGTATGGCTCCTTGGCATCGGTCATCACCCGACAAAAACTGAACCAAGGTCAAAGGTTACTTCGCGTAACAACCAACACCGGGACATCGCAACTAGCGCACGGTCCTTTTATAACAACGCAATAACTCAAACCTCGTACCGATCGGTATGGAGACACTTAGAGTTCGGCAGCGGGACCGCCTTCCCGAACTGCTTCGGAGTTGCCCCCATGAACGCTCGTCGTAGTAACACCTCGCTCCCCAAACCGGGCCGGTCGGCCTACGGGGTGGCGTCGGCTGTCGTACTGCTGCTGATACCCGTCGTCGTGATGCTCGGAGGCGACTGGCTGCAGCAGTTCCTGAACTTCGGTGCAGGCGTCCTGTCGCTCGTCTGTCTCACCTGCTCGGTGATCTGGGGCCTGGTTGCCCAGGACCGGCTCGTCCTCAACATCCGCCAGCGCATCGTCGCGCAGGGCATCCACCGGGTGACCGCCGTCGCCTCGATCGCGTTCCTGTTCATCCACATCGGGGTCAAGCTCGCGCTGGACCACGCCGACTGGGTCGCGGCCCTGCTCCCCTTCGGCTGGCTCTTCTCGGGCACCGGCGGCGCGAACCCGGGCAGCGCCACCCTCATCGGCATGGGCTCCCTGGCCGCGTACCTCATGATCTTCGTCGGCATCACCGGCGCGCTCCGCAACCAGTTCGCCTCCCCGGCGCCGGTCGCGGCGCGCTGGCGTGCCATGCACATGCTGGCCTACCCGGCCTGGTGCGCGGCGCTGCTCCACGGCCTGTTCGCGGGACGGCCGGCGAAGACGTTCTTCATGGTGTCGTACGAGCTGTGCGTGGTCGCGGTGGCCGCGGCCCTCGCGCTGCGTGCGGCCCCGCGCCCGTTCAAGCGCAGGGTCGCCGACCGCCTCGCCATGCTTCTGGGCAATGAGCCGGGGTCGAGCCGCGCCGAGGAGCTCGAAGCGAGCCGCGCGCGCGTCGCCGAGGGCTCCTCCGCACTGCCCGGCTACGAGAGCAGGCGGGCGCCGAGGCAGTCGGTCACCGACACGGGAAGCATCCCGACGGCGGCACCCCCGTACGACGCTCCGGCCTCGCGCACGATGTCCCCGGAGCCCTCGAACGGCTTCGCGGCCGCCTACCGCGCCGTCACTCCCCAGCAGCGCGGACAGCAACCCTATGCGGCCGACCAGACCGCGCGCATGGACATGCCCCTGAACATGCAGGCCACGGAGGCGATCCCGCGCATGGACGGCGGCGGCAGCACCTCGGGGAGCTGGCCGGTCCCCTTGCCTCCTCCGGTCGGCGAGGCGCCCCCATCGGCGTACGACCCGATGCAGGACACCGGATACAACATCCCGGCCTACGACAATTCGGGCACCGCTGCCTATCGCAACAGTGATGTGTACGACACCGGTGAGACGAACACCGGCTACGGCACGTACAACCAGAGCGACACGTACGACCAGAACGGCACGTACAACAGCGGTCCCGCCAACGAACCATCGCCCGGCGCCTCGTACGACGCACCGGGTTCGGGCGAACCTTGGAACACGCCCTCCGGAGGCTATAGGTGAACGAGGCCCTGCCCGACGTCCCGGAAGTCCGCGTGGTCGGCCTTCCGCAACTGACGTCTGGCTTCGACCTTGTCGAAAGACTCGATCTGTCCATGCACCTCAAGGTGCACGGGCCGCTCGAACCCCTGGGCGGCGAGCAGCTCGCCAAGCTCGCCGAGAACATCAACCTGAAGGGCCGCGGCGGCGCGGGCTTCCCCTTCCACAAGAAGCTGCGCTCCGTCGCCGAAACGGCGATCAAGCGCGGTGTACGGCCGGTCGTCGTGGTCAACGGCAGCGAGGACGAACCGGCCTGCCGCAAGGACACGGTGCTGATCAACCGTGCCCCGCACCTCATCCTGGACGGCGCGCTGCTGGTCGCGGAGGCCCTGGGTGCCCGCACGCTCGTGGTGGGGGTGACCCGTGAGTCGACGCAGCGCTCGATGGAGGCCGCGCTCGCCGAGCGCGGCCTGAGCAACGGACGCCGCTCGGCACTGAAGGCCTGGGTCCAGCGCAACCCGGTCCGCATGGTCACCGGCGCCGCCGCGTCGCTGATCCGCTCCATCGACGGCGGCCCGGCGATCCCGCCCGGCCGCAAGGTCAGCGCATCCCAGAACGGCGTGGGCGGCGCACCCACCCTGCTGTCGAACGCCGAGACCTTCGCCCAACTGGCGATCGCCGCCCGCATCGGCCCGGAGCGCTACGGCAACACCGGTCTGTACGACGAGCCGGGCACCGTCATGCTGACGGTCTCCGGCGCGGTCGCGCGCCCCATGGTGATCGAGGTCCCCACCGGCGTCCCGCTGCGCTACGTCCTCCAGCTCGCCGGCGCCCCGCCGGTTCCGCAGGGTGTGCTGACCGGCGGCTACCACGGCAAATGGATCGACGCGGCGACGGTCAACGAGGCGATCGTCTCCCGCAACTCCCTGGACGCGGTGGGCGGTTCGCTGGGCGCAGGAGCGATCCTGCCGATCACTCAG
Coding sequences:
- the leuS gene encoding leucine--tRNA ligase, which codes for MSETNPAAAEVAAPHRYTAAVAAEIEARWQDFWDTEGTYAAPNPKGDLAGDPEVVARPKKFIMDMFPYPSGAGLHVGHPLGYIATDVFARFQRMTGHNVLHTLGFDAFGLPAEQYAVQTGTHPRVSTEANIANMKSQLRRLGLGHDRRRSFATIDPDYYKWTQWIFLQIFNSWYDDEAGKARPISELIARFETGERAVPGHARAWHELDAMERADVLSEFRLAYASDAPVNWCPGLGTVLANEEVTADGRSERGNFPVFKAKLRQWNMRITAYADRLLDDLDALDWPEAIKLQQRNWIGRSEGARVDFPIDGERITVFTTRPDTLFGASYMVLAPEHPLVEKFTPAAWPEGTHDVWTGGHATPGEAVAAYRAQAASKSDVERQAEAKDKTGVFIGAYATNPANGDRLPVFIADYVLMGYGTGAIMAVPCGDQRDFEFARAFELPVNCIVEPTDGRGTDTSTWENAFASYDAKIINSANGDVSLDGLDVAEAKARITEWLARKGLGEGTVNFRLRDWLFSRQRYWGEPFPIVYDEDGVAHSLPESMLPLELPEVEDYSPRTFDPDDADTSPETPLSRNEDWVNVTLDLGDGPKRYRRETNTMPNWAGSCWYELRYLDPHNSEKLVDPEIEQYWMGPREGQPHGGVDLYVGGAEHAVLHLLYARFWSKVLFDLGHVSSAEPFHKLFNQGMIQAYVYRDSRGIAVPAAEVEERDSAYYYQDEKVSRLLGKMGKSLKNAVTPDEIAAEYGADTLRLYEMAMGPLDVSRPWDTRAVVGQFRLLQRLWRNIVDEATGEVTVSDAEPDDETLRALHKAIDGVRQDLEGLRFNTAIAKVTELNNALTKAGGAVPRSVAEPLVLLVAPLAPHVAEELWSRLGHSDSVVHQDFPVADPAYVVDESVTCVVQIKGKVKARLEVSPSISEEELEKAALADEKVVAALDGAGIRKVIVRAPKLVNIVPA
- a CDS encoding cytochrome b/b6 domain-containing protein, with the protein product MNARRSNTSLPKPGRSAYGVASAVVLLLIPVVVMLGGDWLQQFLNFGAGVLSLVCLTCSVIWGLVAQDRLVLNIRQRIVAQGIHRVTAVASIAFLFIHIGVKLALDHADWVAALLPFGWLFSGTGGANPGSATLIGMGSLAAYLMIFVGITGALRNQFASPAPVAARWRAMHMLAYPAWCAALLHGLFAGRPAKTFFMVSYELCVVAVAAALALRAAPRPFKRRVADRLAMLLGNEPGSSRAEELEASRARVAEGSSALPGYESRRAPRQSVTDTGSIPTAAPPYDAPASRTMSPEPSNGFAAAYRAVTPQQRGQQPYAADQTARMDMPLNMQATEAIPRMDGGGSTSGSWPVPLPPPVGEAPPSAYDPMQDTGYNIPAYDNSGTAAYRNSDVYDTGETNTGYGTYNQSDTYDQNGTYNSGPANEPSPGASYDAPGSGEPWNTPSGGYR
- a CDS encoding NADH-quinone oxidoreductase subunit NuoF family protein → MNEALPDVPEVRVVGLPQLTSGFDLVERLDLSMHLKVHGPLEPLGGEQLAKLAENINLKGRGGAGFPFHKKLRSVAETAIKRGVRPVVVVNGSEDEPACRKDTVLINRAPHLILDGALLVAEALGARTLVVGVTRESTQRSMEAALAERGLSNGRRSALKAWVQRNPVRMVTGAAASLIRSIDGGPAIPPGRKVSASQNGVGGAPTLLSNAETFAQLAIAARIGPERYGNTGLYDEPGTVMLTVSGAVARPMVIEVPTGVPLRYVLQLAGAPPVPQGVLTGGYHGKWIDAATVNEAIVSRNSLDAVGGSLGAGAILPITQETCPLGESLRVAQWLAEESAGQCGPCYLGLPAAARGMADILGGGGPAALEALKQVAKNVKRRGACSHPDGSAMFLESTIKAFTDDLAAHVLGNGCGRPVEGVLPLFEGGQLPAGIPGGGEPGENGPSRQKIYVDWTLCRGHGLCADILPEVFELGADGFPTVAQAQVPRYAEAKALRAVRRCPALALRIEEETARDRAPSRNLPVLSQGRGRRALGR